The sequence below is a genomic window from Littorina saxatilis isolate snail1 unplaced genomic scaffold, US_GU_Lsax_2.0 scaffold_2985, whole genome shotgun sequence.
GGCCAAGTACTCGAGCACGGCAGCCAGGTACACGGGGGCACCGGCACCCACACGCTCGGCGTAGTTGCCCTTGCGCAACAGACGGTGGATACGACCCACGGGGAACTGAAGTCCAGCACGGGACGAGCGAGACTTGCTCTTTCCCTTAACCTTTCCTCCTTTGCCGCGACCAGACATGATGCAAGTTGGATGATGTTTGAAAAATTCGTACGCAAAGCGAACGAATCCAATAATGCCAACGCCGACGCGACCGACCCCTTTTATACCCATCACTAGCCCTCCAACTGCACGTCGAGTCAACGGCAAAATCCACCAATGGCGAGCGCCCCTTTGGCGGCACTGCCGGCGCGAGTGTTTGCGCACTGTATAAAAGAGCGCGGTCGGCTTGGCGGCGCTACCTTTTGCGACTCACAACCCGCAGACGAATCAACCATGCCACCCAAAGTTAGCTCCAAAGGCGCCAAGAAGGCCGGCAAGGCCAAGGCTGTTCGCTCCGGCGACAAGAAGCgcaagaggaagaggaaggaaaGCTACGCCATCTACATCTACAAGGTGCTCAAGCAGGTGCACCCCGACACTGGCATCAGCAGCAAGGCCATGTCTATCATGAACAGCTTCGTCAACGATATCTTTGAGAGAATCGCCGCTGAAGCTTCCAGACTGGCCCACTACAACAAGCGCTCCACCATCACCAGTCGGGAGATCCAGACCGCGGTCCGCCTCCTCCTCCCCGGTGAGCTGGCCAAGCACGCCGTCAGTGAGGGCACCAAGGCCGTCACCAAGTACACCAGCAGCAAGTAGACTCTTAAAACTGCTGTTTGGCCAAACCGGCAAACGTAAAACACACAGGTCCTTCTCAGGACCACCCACTTTTTCCAGAGAGAGATGAATTTCTCGTTGCCAACGAACCAACTCAATACACACtcaatacacaatacacaatacacaatacatgtacacaacaatgtctctctctccttccctatATTTAATTTAGTAGTCAAGGAACCAACGGATCCAACGGATCCAACATCTATCTCGGGGACAAAACTCCATTATAATATTTACCCATTATAATGTAAAAGCGTATAAGCATATAGTAAACATCCAACAAATAACCAAAactacataaacaaacaaaaaaatcacttgtCAACCGTCAAATTAGTGTCATCAATATCCGCCGGCCGGCGTCACTACAATCTGTCTACTACAGCACTGTCACTGCATCAAACCGCTATCACCGCAAAACTGGCTTGCTACCtacatcgtcatcgtcatcgtcatcgtcatcgtcatcgtcatcgtcatcgtcatcgtcatcctaCAAATCATTTACTATATATCTCACGCATCTCACAAAACTCAACCAACTTTTACCAACCCTCAAAATATATCTGGTACTTTTATGgtgttctttctttgttgttctttgttgtagttctttgtggttaaaataacacgTGAATAAACAGAGAAATCAAACGCCTACCTCGCCACTCAGACACAACGGACAAAATACCTGTTACTCTGTTGCAGTTTTCTAACACTAATTAGCGGCACACCCATTACTTTGCACAAAGTCGCCAGCCTCTTATGTGTAGCATATGTTCTCTCCTTCGCTGTCTCTCAAATTCCTACTGTCAAAACGTGTGCCGCTCGTAAAAGTGTTCACTTCACTTTTTCACAACTGCTTCTTTCGTTTTTGTCACCTTGCGCGCCCTGCTCGTATAACATGTAAAGAACTCGTCTTTGTACATACACACTTTTTTACAAGAGCGTTCACCTCAGCATTTATTTAGCTGTGAGCTGTGCACGCGTGTGTTAAGgtttcatttttgtgtgcttGCTTGTCAGTTTGTacgttcctttctttctttatcataCTTTGTACCTGGTACTTttgacggcacacacacacacacacacacacacacacacacacacacacacacacacacacacacacacgcacgacagCACAGCACAGAGACCCCCCAAAAAGTGGCCCTGTACGGTAATGTTGCTTGAATCTTCGGCTGATGTCTCCACGGCTTTCATTGGCTAAAATCAGAGCGGCGCGCCAGGGCTGCGAATGCCTTTCCCATATAAAACGTCTCTCTAGTTCCTGGCTGCTCAGTCGACTCTAACTTCGAAATGGCACGTACCAAGCAAACCGCCCGTAAATCCACCGGAGGAAAAGCTCCTCGCAAACAGCTGGCAACCAAGGCCGCTCGCAAAAGCGCCCCTGCCACTGGAGGAGTCAAGAAACCTCATCGTTACAGGCCTGGAACTGTGGCTCTTCGTGAGATCCGTCGTTACCAGAAGAGCACCGAGCTCCTGATCCGCAAGCTGCCCTTCCAGCGTCTGGTGCGCGAAATCGCCCAGGACTTCAAGACAGACCTGCGCTTCCAGAGCTCTGCCGTCATGGCTCTGCAGGAGGCCAGCGAGGCTTACCTGGTCGGTCTCTTTGAGGACACCAACCTGTGCGCCATCCATGCCAAGCGTGTCACCATCATGCCCAAGGACATCCAGCTGGCCCGCCGTATCCGCGGAGAGCGTGCTTAAGTTGCCCCTCCAACGGTTCCGACTCCTCCAAACCCGGCTCTTTTCAGAGCCACCTTCATTTTTCCCAAAAGAGTTGGTCTGCTCTCGTTGCCATCCTAATTGTTACACTCGTAGCAACCATAAACATTTCCTTTCAACACCCTCCCTAAGTACTCGCACTATAGTCACACTCCATTTAACGAACCAAAAACTCCAGCCCTTGTGTTGTCCCTGCGCATATGATCATTTCAAACCCCTATTTGTCATCTGTATTTGACCAAACATCAACAGCTAATGCATTTCAACAATTTGCCTTCTCTCTCTGCCCTATGGACGGCTTTCTTGTCCAAAATGAGCACTCTCACTACAAAATCATGGTCAAGAATGCATTATTTCTATCCCGCAAATCGTTACTTTCTATCTCTAATGCAACACAACACCAATGGGAGGGATCCCTTTCTCTATGAGTGAAGCTCTGTGTGATGAGCACAAATGAATGAGCACGTCATAATCCATTCTGCTTGTGCGCCTATCGACACTGGTTGGCATCAAATTGACCCCGTCTGTGGCTTGAAGCGCTCCAATTTGATATCAATAAGTGATCATTTTATTTGCCTCTCATCATTTTCTTGACAGTTCCCTTTCGCTCAGTTGCAATCATACATCCAACCCCCtgccctccctccttctcttttgtttacgtagCCAACACTTGTATAGATTTACGACGACACTAtcaatgacaaaacaataacaaacaatagTGTTTTAATATGTAAACACGAAGGAGTTAGCAGTGGCAAACGAGACACATTCAGCCCCTCTTGGGAAAATGAAGGTGGTCCTAAGAAGGACCGGAGAAGGGTTATTGTGGATGCGAGATCCGCGACTTGATGCGTCTAACCACCGAAGCCGTACAGAGTACGACCCTGGCGTTTGAGGGCGTAGACCACATCCATGGCGGTCACAGTCTTCCTCTTGGCGTGCTCAGTGTACGTGACGGCATCACGGATCACGTTCTCCAGGAATACCTTGAGAACTCCGCGAGTCTCCTCGTAGATGAGACCAGAGATACGCTTGACACCGCCACGGCGAGCCAGACGACGGATAGCGGGCTTGGTGATACCCTGGATGTTATCACGCAAAACTTTCCTGTGACGCTTGGCGCCCCCCTTTCCGAGACCCTTTCCTCCTTTACCACGGCCAGTCATGATGAATGTTTCTACGAGTCGTGCGATTCGAGAATGCTTCTCAGCTCGCCGGCGCAGCCGCCTTATATACAGCAGACGCGGGCCCGTGAGAAAGCAAAACACCGCTCCACAAGCGTGAACTTTGATTGGCTGAGAGAGCGAAGAGTCGCCTCGCTCTATTTTCACAcccactgtctgtgtctgtgtctgtgtctgtgtctgtgtcactggTCACTGTCACTGGTCACTGTCACTGGTCACTgtc
It includes:
- the LOC138954284 gene encoding histone H2A-like; amino-acid sequence: MGIKGVGRVGVGIIGFVRFAYEFFKHHPTCIMSGRGKGGKVKGKSKSRSSRAGLQFPVGRIHRLLRKGNYAERVGAGAPVYLAAVLEYLAAEVLELAGNAARDNKKTRIIPRHLQLAIRNDEELNKLLSGVTIAQGGVLPNIQAVLLPKKSQTKAPGGKA
- the LOC138954285 gene encoding histone H2B, gonadal — encoded protein: MPPKVSSKGAKKAGKAKAVRSGDKKRKRKRKESYAIYIYKVLKQVHPDTGISSKAMSIMNSFVNDIFERIAAEASRLAHYNKRSTITSREIQTAVRLLLPGELAKHAVSEGTKAVTKYTSSK
- the LOC138954287 gene encoding histone H3, with protein sequence MARTKQTARKSTGGKAPRKQLATKAARKSAPATGGVKKPHRYRPGTVALREIRRYQKSTELLIRKLPFQRLVREIAQDFKTDLRFQSSAVMALQEASEAYLVGLFEDTNLCAIHAKRVTIMPKDIQLARRIRGERA
- the LOC138954286 gene encoding histone H4, whose amino-acid sequence is MTGRGKGGKGLGKGGAKRHRKVLRDNIQGITKPAIRRLARRGGVKRISGLIYEETRGVLKVFLENVIRDAVTYTEHAKRKTVTAMDVVYALKRQGRTLYGFGG